One region of Phycisphaerales bacterium genomic DNA includes:
- a CDS encoding DinB family protein translates to MPELSQVSQRQRSLESLRFAHSMTESLLKDFPEAKACHQPSPTDNHLLWSLGHLAATYAWMLSLIGKPSSLPESYSKLFGWGSKPTPDATAYPPLASVREAMESELAAFLRAIAEMPEAQLSQPLAKDVGKFAKDAIELVDRAAWHEGWHSGQISSLRRSLGLPYLMG, encoded by the coding sequence ATGCCAGAGTTGTCACAAGTGTCGCAGCGCCAGCGTTCTCTCGAGTCGCTCAGGTTTGCCCACTCGATGACGGAGAGCCTGCTCAAGGACTTCCCCGAGGCGAAGGCGTGCCACCAGCCCAGCCCGACCGATAACCACCTGCTGTGGAGCCTGGGGCACCTTGCGGCCACGTACGCCTGGATGCTGTCCCTGATCGGGAAGCCCTCGAGCCTGCCGGAGTCGTACTCGAAGTTGTTCGGCTGGGGAAGCAAGCCGACGCCGGATGCCACCGCCTACCCGCCGCTGGCCAGCGTGCGGGAGGCGATGGAGTCGGAGCTCGCGGCCTTCCTGCGGGCGATCGCTGAGATGCCGGAAGCGCAGCTGTCGCAGCCACTTGCGAAGGACGTTGGCAAGTTCGCGAAGGACGCGATCGAGCTTGTTGATCGCGCCGCATGGCACGAGGGGTGGCATTCGGGGCAGATCAGCTCCCTGCGCCGGTCGCTCGGGCTTCCGTACCTGATGGGCTGA
- a CDS encoding DUF1194 domain-containing protein, with product MNRLALIASTAVLAASAAHAASVNVELTLLVDVSISIDSTEYARQRVGYRNAFQNLNFEAIVGAGNSVAVNYIEWSGTGQQSIRSINAAHPDGWWLLTSQADCNAFAAHLNTLTHNPGTTTAPQSALQYAVTSGGMFTNSYTSARQIIDVSGDGPANSGLTGTLGRDAAIAAGVDQINGLVIGNEDNVLNYYLNNVQAGEGSFTMQANSFDVFHKAILDKLRMELGQSIPLPGAAAMGFLGIGAIACRRTRDRR from the coding sequence ATGAACCGCCTTGCTCTGATTGCATCCACGGCTGTGCTCGCCGCGTCCGCCGCGCACGCCGCGTCAGTGAACGTCGAGCTCACGCTGCTCGTTGACGTGTCGATCAGCATCGACTCGACGGAGTACGCGCGTCAGCGCGTCGGGTACCGGAACGCGTTCCAGAACCTGAACTTCGAGGCCATCGTCGGCGCGGGCAACTCGGTCGCCGTGAACTACATCGAGTGGTCGGGCACCGGGCAGCAGAGCATCCGCAGCATCAATGCGGCGCACCCGGACGGCTGGTGGCTGCTGACGAGCCAGGCGGACTGCAATGCGTTCGCCGCGCACCTCAACACGCTGACGCACAACCCCGGCACGACGACGGCGCCCCAGAGCGCCCTGCAGTACGCGGTGACCAGCGGCGGGATGTTCACGAACTCCTACACCAGCGCTCGCCAGATCATCGACGTGTCCGGCGACGGCCCAGCGAACTCGGGCCTCACGGGCACGCTGGGGCGTGACGCCGCGATTGCGGCCGGCGTTGATCAGATCAACGGCCTGGTGATCGGCAACGAGGACAACGTCCTCAACTACTACCTGAACAACGTGCAGGCCGGCGAAGGCTCGTTCACCATGCAGGCGAACAGCTTCGACGTGTTCCACAAAGCGATCCTCGACAAGCTGCGGATGGAACTGGGTCAGTCGATCCCGCTGCCTGGCGCGGCGGCGATGGGCTTCCTGGGCATCGGCGCGATCGCTTGCCGGCGGACGCGCGACCGCCGCTGA
- a CDS encoding L-threonylcarbamoyladenylate synthase has translation MDDRERDIAHAVERLRAGGLVAFPTETVYGLGADALDEAAVRRVFKTKGRPSNNPLIVHVSGPAMARRVVAEWPRDAQLLADCFWPGPLSIILPKASGVPSVVTADGPNVAVRCPDHPLTLALLRALDGPLVGPSANPSGRISPTTAAHVRESFTPAQVYVLDGGPCTGGIESTVVKLGDEIRVLRAGLITPEAIARVLNRPVLTGSPLTATPESPGQLASHYAPLTPTRLIPASDLSRALHNSTRAAVLSTTDLHVQPPHTLFRMPTDPHAYARELYSALRQADTSGADRIIVISPAPHGASPEDASLWSAIVDRLTRASTPPTQ, from the coding sequence GTGGACGATCGTGAACGCGACATCGCGCACGCCGTGGAGCGCCTCCGTGCGGGAGGGCTGGTGGCCTTCCCCACCGAGACGGTCTACGGCCTGGGCGCCGATGCCCTCGACGAGGCGGCCGTGCGCCGCGTGTTCAAGACCAAGGGACGCCCGTCGAACAACCCGCTCATCGTGCACGTCAGCGGCCCCGCGATGGCAAGGCGTGTGGTCGCAGAATGGCCACGGGATGCTCAGTTGCTCGCCGACTGCTTCTGGCCGGGGCCGCTCTCGATCATCCTGCCAAAGGCCAGCGGAGTGCCGTCGGTCGTCACTGCCGATGGGCCCAACGTCGCCGTGCGCTGCCCCGATCACCCCCTCACGCTCGCCCTGCTCCGCGCCCTCGATGGCCCGCTGGTCGGCCCGAGCGCGAACCCGTCGGGACGCATCTCCCCCACCACCGCGGCCCACGTGCGTGAGTCCTTCACGCCCGCGCAGGTCTACGTCCTCGACGGCGGCCCCTGCACCGGCGGCATCGAGTCCACCGTGGTGAAACTCGGGGATGAAATACGCGTGCTGCGGGCGGGCCTCATCACGCCCGAGGCCATCGCCCGCGTCCTCAACCGCCCGGTCCTCACCGGCTCGCCTTTGACTGCGACGCCCGAAAGCCCCGGCCAGCTCGCCAGCCACTACGCCCCGCTCACCCCCACACGCCTCATCCCCGCGAGTGATCTCTCCCGCGCACTCCACAACAGCACCCGCGCCGCCGTCCTCTCAACCACGGACCTTCACGTGCAGCCGCCGCACACACTCTTCCGCATGCCGACGGACCCGCACGCTTACGCCCGCGAGCTCTACAGCGCCCTCCGCCAGGCCGACACCTCCGGCGCCGACCGCATCATTGTCATCAGCCCCGCCCCGCACGGAGCGTCACCCGAAGACGCCAGCCTCTGGAGCGCGATCGTTGATCGCCTTACCCGCGCCTCGACGCCCCCCACACAATAA
- a CDS encoding TolC family protein produces the protein MAPALIAAAGVACMLAGCASPRHSPFQDKLQSDLRRSMIDAARRELRQADQHPQPVTTTRADGQSALGMTPEQIEELRKMAGIESYTGVPLPLPEDLTGAPAQTVHVSLERLVKSAVERNIAVQFARLGPAVSSAQVLAAEGSFDWTFFSNLSFQNTNEPNIGSAASQSQTYQSSFGLRRTLVSGGRLTIQNELSYFESKPTGATTTNQAVFPSAVTFQWDQPLLRNFGTEVTQAEIRVLRNAERNAVETLRRDLMRVVSDTEERYWQLVQAHQDVLVLQRLLERGIRVRDQLIQRAPLDANAAQIADAMSRVTTRQDDLLAAQTQLALISNQIKSLVNDPEFSVGSTVLLIPADFPIDQPVQYSLSESIRSALRYRPEIQSAIIGIDDASIRQTVARNARLPDLSLRLQSKYSGLNDQIHETYNDVFATNFASYVIGLTFEAPIGNRRAEGEYRRRVLERMQSVLAYQNTVRTTVEEVLGALLQVQLFYKRIESSRTNVLATAEALRVLQVEKEIGPGYTVERLNLEFQQQERLAAAERGAVDALVRYNTAISALFQAMGTTLERNNIQFVVPTVDDALEGARGTRGWAGEPALKVEHDRGRVK, from the coding sequence TTGGCCCCCGCCCTCATCGCCGCGGCGGGGGTGGCCTGCATGCTCGCCGGCTGCGCCTCCCCGCGCCATTCCCCGTTCCAGGACAAGCTCCAGTCCGACCTCCGCCGCTCGATGATCGACGCCGCGCGCCGCGAGCTGCGCCAGGCCGACCAGCACCCGCAGCCGGTCACCACCACCCGTGCTGATGGGCAGTCAGCCCTGGGCATGACGCCCGAGCAGATCGAAGAGCTTCGGAAGATGGCAGGCATCGAGTCGTACACAGGCGTGCCGCTGCCGCTGCCCGAGGACCTGACCGGCGCCCCGGCGCAGACCGTGCACGTGAGCCTCGAGCGGCTGGTGAAGTCGGCGGTGGAGCGCAACATCGCCGTGCAGTTCGCCCGCCTGGGGCCCGCCGTCAGCTCCGCGCAGGTGCTCGCCGCCGAGGGCAGCTTCGACTGGACCTTCTTCTCCAACCTCAGCTTCCAGAACACCAACGAGCCCAACATCGGCAGCGCGGCCTCGCAGAGCCAGACCTATCAATCCAGCTTCGGCCTCCGACGCACGCTGGTCAGCGGCGGCCGGCTCACCATCCAGAATGAGCTGAGCTACTTCGAGAGCAAGCCGACGGGAGCAACCACCACGAATCAGGCGGTGTTCCCCTCGGCGGTGACGTTCCAGTGGGACCAGCCGCTGCTGCGAAACTTCGGCACCGAGGTGACACAGGCGGAAATCCGTGTCCTGCGGAACGCCGAGCGCAACGCGGTGGAGACGCTGCGGCGCGACCTCATGCGCGTGGTGAGCGACACGGAAGAACGCTACTGGCAGCTGGTGCAGGCGCACCAGGACGTGCTTGTCCTGCAGCGGCTGCTGGAGCGCGGCATCCGCGTCCGCGACCAGCTCATCCAGCGCGCACCCCTCGACGCCAACGCCGCGCAGATCGCTGACGCGATGTCCCGCGTCACCACGCGTCAGGACGACCTGCTCGCGGCCCAGACGCAGCTCGCCCTGATCAGCAACCAGATCAAGTCCCTCGTCAATGACCCTGAGTTCTCGGTGGGCTCCACGGTGCTGCTGATCCCGGCGGACTTCCCCATCGACCAGCCGGTGCAGTACAGCCTGTCGGAGTCCATCCGTTCGGCCCTGCGCTACCGTCCCGAAATCCAGTCCGCGATCATCGGCATCGACGACGCTTCGATCCGCCAGACGGTCGCACGCAACGCCCGCCTGCCCGACCTGAGCCTGCGACTCCAGTCCAAGTACAGCGGCCTCAACGACCAGATCCACGAGACCTACAACGACGTTTTCGCGACCAACTTCGCCAGCTACGTCATTGGCCTCACCTTCGAGGCACCCATCGGCAACCGCAGGGCGGAGGGCGAGTACCGCCGGCGCGTGCTGGAGCGGATGCAGAGCGTGCTCGCGTACCAGAACACCGTGCGGACCACCGTGGAAGAGGTGCTCGGCGCCCTGCTCCAGGTGCAGCTGTTCTACAAGCGCATCGAGTCATCTCGCACCAACGTGCTCGCGACCGCCGAGGCTCTCCGCGTCCTTCAGGTTGAGAAGGAGATCGGCCCAGGCTACACGGTCGAGCGGCTCAACCTCGAGTTCCAGCAGCAGGAGCGGCTGGCCGCCGCCGAGCGAGGCGCCGTTGATGCCCTGGTGCGTTACAACACCGCGATTTCCGCCCTCTTCCAGGCGATGGGCACCACGCTGGAGCGCAACAACATCCAGTTCGTCGTCCCCACTGTCGACGACGCCCTCGAGGGCGCCCGCGGCACCCGCGGCTGGGCGGGCGAGCCCGCGCTCAAGGTCGAGCACGACCGTGGCCGTGTGAAGTGA
- a CDS encoding FIST N-terminal domain-containing protein, which produces MQATPPKLELRMGAGLSTAADSTRAAENACDQCLDALGGGSVDTAFLHFSTQHVEHAADIAAVVLRRLGVKNLVGISTVAAIGGVSELEGTPGLSILAGSMPGVTAKTFTFEELPALPDDEAAGREETLAAIGEVMGAGPDLRMTLLLVDPFSVPLVRMLPAMNRARGASKAPIFGGMASASTSPGGNVLVLNDRVFRSGAVGLSLRGSLHVDTVLSQGCRPFGPTMVVTKAKGNMIFELGGRQALEVAQETVLDLGEGYTEKLAGGLFIGRVIDEYKGRFGRNDFLIRNVVGVDQNRGALAVADRVRVGQTIRLHCRDAVTAHEDLALLLDAQKLYDKPKGVMLITCNGRGRRMFSATDTPNDHDALAVARAFSQTQGGEFLSKPGKPFEPQIEVPVPLAGFFANGEIGPVGDESFVHGHTACLALFRDP; this is translated from the coding sequence GTGCAAGCCACACCACCCAAACTCGAGCTTCGCATGGGCGCCGGGCTATCCACGGCCGCGGATTCAACGCGGGCCGCGGAGAACGCGTGCGACCAGTGCCTGGATGCCCTCGGAGGCGGGTCGGTGGACACCGCGTTCCTGCACTTCTCGACGCAGCACGTTGAGCACGCGGCCGACATCGCGGCCGTGGTGCTGCGGCGGCTGGGTGTCAAGAACCTCGTGGGCATCTCCACCGTCGCGGCGATCGGCGGCGTGAGCGAGTTGGAGGGCACGCCGGGGCTGTCGATCCTCGCGGGCTCGATGCCGGGGGTGACGGCCAAGACCTTCACCTTCGAGGAGCTGCCGGCGCTGCCGGATGATGAGGCCGCGGGACGGGAGGAGACCCTCGCGGCGATCGGCGAGGTGATGGGCGCGGGGCCGGACCTGCGGATGACGCTTCTGCTGGTGGACCCCTTCAGCGTGCCGCTGGTGCGGATGCTGCCGGCGATGAACCGGGCGCGGGGGGCGAGCAAAGCGCCGATCTTCGGCGGCATGGCCTCGGCGTCGACCTCGCCGGGCGGCAACGTGCTGGTGCTGAACGACCGCGTATTCCGCTCGGGGGCGGTGGGCCTGTCGCTGCGCGGCAGCCTGCATGTGGACACGGTGCTCAGCCAGGGGTGCCGGCCCTTCGGCCCCACGATGGTGGTGACGAAGGCCAAGGGCAACATGATCTTCGAGCTGGGCGGGCGGCAGGCGCTGGAAGTGGCGCAGGAGACCGTGCTGGACCTTGGCGAGGGTTACACGGAGAAGCTCGCGGGCGGGCTCTTCATCGGGCGCGTGATCGACGAGTACAAGGGGCGGTTCGGGCGCAACGACTTCCTCATCCGCAACGTGGTGGGGGTGGACCAGAACCGCGGCGCGCTGGCGGTGGCGGACCGCGTGCGCGTGGGGCAGACGATCCGGCTGCACTGCCGCGACGCGGTGACGGCGCACGAGGACCTCGCGTTGCTGCTGGACGCGCAGAAGCTGTACGACAAGCCCAAGGGTGTCATGCTGATCACCTGCAACGGGCGCGGACGGCGGATGTTCAGCGCGACCGACACGCCCAACGACCACGACGCGCTGGCGGTGGCGCGGGCATTCTCACAAACCCAGGGCGGCGAGTTCCTCAGCAAGCCCGGCAAGCCCTTCGAGCCGCAGATCGAGGTGCCGGTGCCGCTCGCCGGGTTCTTCGCTAACGGGGAGATCGGGCCGGTGGGGGACGAGAGCTTCGTGCACGGGCACACGGCGTGCCTGGCGCTGTTCCGCGATCCATGA
- a CDS encoding S41 family peptidase has product MTTRSLSYAACLSLLAGLAAPVSAQNNQPKQDEPVGAMLRLPDVSKDRICFVYANDIWTAPKAGGEATPLASPPGTESFPRFSPDGKSIAFVGNYDGGRDLYTLPLSGGLPTRVSHHPGGETLSDWTADGKLIYLMSGMAGLGRQSQLFTVGSTGGLPERLPVPYAGFGSISPDGTWLAYTPHSTDTRTWKRYRGGMATDIWLFSLKDKSSKKITDWEGTDTIPMWVPRSEDGKRNGSTDVVYYLSDAGPEHRLNVWSYDVKSGKKEQITKYTDNDVRWPSIGPGDGGKGEIVYQLGSELRLLDLGSKKDRAIKVTIPGAKPMIKPRLVDASKNITSASISPTGKRVVIEGRGDVWSAPAKEGVTRNMTRSDGVFERSPAWSPDGKWIAYLSDESGEYELYIRPSDGRTAAEKKADKDAGDEAEKVEPSALTRNGEPRKLTSFGAGFRFNPTWSPDSKHIVLTDRAGKAFLVEVTTEGEPKEVKEIDQDPVGERLNPTWSHDSNWLVYSRGDEESRLSCIWVYNVKSGEKTRLTSPMFSSQNPAFDRKGDYLYFTSNRAIENPTYADIDTTFAYTGTELLYVVPLRDSMKSPFLPKSDEEEYKKDEPKKDEKKEDKKDENGDAEKKDNGKDEKEDKPSEKAAAPDDGVSGTWEGKATGGGEGFPPEGIAFSMKVTLHADGKVTGSVTSQMGTGNGEGTFDKGSGAFTLTFTVKEATITLTGTIKGEELSGDWSDAQGGVSGKWTCKRTAKGGEGGGKPEGDKAGDKAKDKEKKPLKIDLENFERRAIQVPVPAGAFGNLMVTHDGKLIYLKSSGRRGGETAIKIFDINSDEKDEKNVIAGGGGFELSADGKKLLLIRGSNIQVMDPVAGGGKPTTVPTSGMKTTINPRNEWKQILADVWRLNRDYFYEPTLHGVDWPKMREHYGKMVDDATSREDVNWIIAELISELNIGHAYVTSPGDVEQQPSLSVGMLGCDYELVKDGDKSAYKITKIHEGGAWDVDGRGPCSQPGVNIKEGEYLLAVNGVPVDTSKDPWAAFIDTADRATIVTIGKNPVIDDQSRDVLLKPMGGEQGLRTRAWIEKNRKYVEEKSGGKIGYIYVPNTGVDGQNELFRQFVGQRGKAALVIDERWNGGGQIPTRFIELLNRPVTNYWAIRDGKDWVWPPDSHQGPKAMLINGLAGSGGDAFPYYFKQAKIGKTIGTRTWGGLVGIQGYPGLIDGGGISVPSFAFYKLDGTWGVEGHGVDPDIEVVDDPAKMTDGGDPQLDAAIAHLTEELKTKAFNPPKRPTSPNRAGMGIPPEQR; this is encoded by the coding sequence ATGACAACCCGTTCGCTTTCGTACGCGGCCTGCCTGAGCCTCCTTGCCGGCCTGGCCGCGCCGGTTTCGGCGCAGAACAACCAGCCCAAGCAGGATGAGCCCGTGGGTGCGATGCTGCGGCTCCCGGATGTGAGCAAGGACCGCATCTGCTTCGTGTACGCCAATGACATCTGGACCGCGCCCAAGGCGGGCGGCGAGGCCACGCCGCTGGCGAGCCCGCCGGGGACCGAGTCGTTCCCGCGCTTCAGCCCCGACGGGAAGAGCATCGCGTTCGTGGGCAACTACGACGGCGGGCGCGACCTGTACACGCTGCCCTTGAGCGGCGGTCTGCCGACGCGCGTGTCGCACCACCCCGGCGGCGAGACGCTGTCGGACTGGACCGCCGACGGCAAGCTCATCTACCTGATGAGCGGCATGGCGGGCCTGGGGCGGCAGTCGCAGCTGTTCACGGTCGGCAGCACCGGCGGCCTGCCCGAGCGGCTGCCCGTGCCCTACGCGGGCTTCGGGTCGATCTCGCCCGACGGCACATGGCTCGCGTACACGCCGCACTCGACCGACACGCGCACGTGGAAGCGCTACCGCGGCGGCATGGCGACCGACATCTGGCTGTTCAGCCTCAAGGACAAGTCCAGCAAGAAGATCACCGACTGGGAGGGCACGGACACGATCCCGATGTGGGTGCCCAGGAGCGAGGACGGCAAGCGCAACGGCAGCACGGACGTCGTGTACTACCTGAGCGATGCTGGCCCGGAGCACCGGCTCAACGTGTGGAGCTACGACGTCAAGAGCGGCAAGAAGGAGCAGATCACCAAGTACACGGACAACGACGTGCGCTGGCCGAGCATCGGGCCAGGTGACGGCGGCAAGGGCGAGATCGTGTACCAGCTGGGCAGCGAGCTGCGGCTGCTGGACCTTGGCAGCAAGAAGGACCGCGCCATCAAGGTGACGATCCCCGGCGCCAAGCCGATGATCAAGCCGCGCCTGGTGGATGCGTCGAAGAACATCACCAGCGCGAGCATCAGCCCCACGGGCAAGCGCGTGGTGATCGAGGGGCGCGGCGACGTGTGGTCGGCCCCCGCCAAGGAGGGCGTGACGCGGAACATGACCCGGAGCGACGGCGTGTTCGAGCGCAGCCCCGCGTGGTCGCCCGATGGCAAGTGGATCGCGTACCTGTCGGACGAAAGCGGGGAGTACGAGCTGTACATCCGCCCCAGCGACGGGCGCACGGCGGCGGAGAAGAAGGCGGACAAGGACGCCGGTGATGAAGCGGAGAAGGTTGAGCCGTCGGCGCTGACGCGCAACGGCGAGCCGCGGAAGCTGACCAGCTTCGGCGCGGGGTTCCGCTTCAACCCCACGTGGAGCCCCGACAGCAAGCACATCGTGCTGACCGACCGCGCCGGCAAGGCGTTCCTGGTCGAGGTGACCACCGAGGGTGAGCCCAAGGAGGTCAAGGAGATCGACCAGGACCCGGTGGGCGAGCGGCTGAACCCCACGTGGTCGCACGATTCCAACTGGCTGGTGTACAGCCGCGGGGACGAGGAGTCGCGGCTCAGCTGCATCTGGGTGTACAACGTCAAGAGCGGCGAGAAGACCCGGCTCACGAGCCCGATGTTCAGCAGCCAGAACCCGGCGTTTGACCGCAAGGGCGACTACCTGTACTTCACGAGCAACCGCGCGATCGAGAACCCGACGTACGCGGATATCGATACGACCTTCGCGTACACGGGCACCGAGCTGCTGTACGTCGTGCCGCTGCGGGACTCGATGAAGAGCCCGTTCCTCCCGAAGAGCGACGAGGAGGAGTACAAGAAGGACGAGCCCAAGAAGGACGAGAAGAAGGAAGACAAGAAGGACGAGAACGGCGACGCCGAGAAGAAGGACAACGGCAAGGACGAAAAGGAGGACAAGCCTTCCGAGAAGGCCGCGGCTCCGGACGACGGCGTCTCCGGCACCTGGGAGGGCAAGGCGACGGGCGGGGGCGAGGGCTTCCCGCCCGAGGGCATCGCGTTCTCGATGAAGGTGACGCTGCACGCGGACGGCAAGGTCACCGGCAGCGTGACCAGCCAGATGGGCACCGGCAACGGCGAGGGCACGTTCGACAAGGGCAGCGGCGCATTCACGCTCACCTTCACGGTCAAAGAGGCGACGATCACGCTGACCGGCACCATCAAGGGCGAGGAACTGAGCGGCGACTGGAGCGACGCCCAGGGCGGCGTGTCCGGCAAGTGGACCTGCAAGCGCACGGCCAAGGGCGGCGAGGGCGGCGGCAAGCCCGAGGGCGACAAGGCCGGTGATAAGGCCAAGGACAAGGAGAAGAAGCCGCTCAAGATCGACCTCGAGAACTTCGAGCGGCGCGCGATCCAGGTCCCCGTGCCCGCGGGCGCCTTTGGCAACCTCATGGTCACGCACGATGGCAAGCTGATTTACCTCAAGTCGAGCGGCCGTCGCGGCGGCGAGACCGCCATCAAGATCTTCGACATCAACTCCGACGAGAAGGACGAGAAGAACGTCATCGCCGGCGGCGGCGGGTTCGAGCTTTCCGCCGACGGCAAGAAGCTGCTGCTGATCCGCGGCAGCAACATCCAGGTCATGGACCCCGTCGCCGGTGGCGGCAAGCCCACCACCGTGCCCACCAGCGGCATGAAGACCACCATCAACCCGCGCAACGAGTGGAAGCAGATCCTCGCCGACGTGTGGCGCCTCAACCGCGACTACTTCTACGAGCCCACGCTCCACGGCGTGGACTGGCCGAAGATGCGCGAGCACTACGGCAAGATGGTGGACGACGCCACCAGCCGCGAGGACGTCAACTGGATCATCGCCGAGCTCATCAGCGAGCTGAACATCGGGCACGCGTACGTGACCAGCCCAGGCGATGTCGAGCAGCAGCCCTCGCTGTCGGTGGGCATGCTCGGGTGCGACTATGAGCTTGTGAAGGACGGCGACAAGAGCGCATACAAGATCACGAAGATCCACGAGGGCGGCGCGTGGGATGTGGATGGGCGCGGGCCGTGCAGCCAGCCGGGCGTGAACATCAAGGAGGGCGAGTACCTGCTCGCGGTCAACGGCGTGCCCGTGGACACGAGCAAGGACCCGTGGGCGGCGTTCATCGACACCGCCGACCGCGCGACCATCGTCACGATCGGCAAGAACCCGGTTATCGACGACCAGTCCCGCGACGTGCTGCTCAAGCCCATGGGCGGGGAGCAGGGGCTGCGCACCCGCGCGTGGATCGAGAAGAACCGCAAGTACGTTGAGGAGAAGTCGGGCGGCAAGATCGGCTACATCTACGTGCCCAACACGGGCGTCGATGGGCAGAACGAGCTGTTCCGCCAGTTCGTGGGCCAGCGCGGCAAGGCGGCTCTCGTCATCGACGAGCGCTGGAATGGCGGCGGGCAGATTCCCACCCGCTTCATCGAGCTGCTCAACCGCCCGGTGACGAACTACTGGGCGATCCGCGACGGCAAGGACTGGGTGTGGCCGCCCGACAGCCACCAGGGCCCCAAGGCGATGCTGATCAATGGCCTCGCGGGCTCGGGCGGCGACGCGTTCCCGTACTACTTCAAGCAGGCCAAGATCGGCAAGACCATCGGCACCCGCACCTGGGGCGGCCTGGTCGGTATCCAGGGCTACCCGGGCCTCATCGACGGCGGCGGGATCAGCGTGCCGTCCTTCGCCTTCTACAAGCTGGACGGCACGTGGGGCGTCGAGGGCCACGGCGTCGACCCCGACATCGAGGTCGTGGACGACCCGGCCAAGATGACCGACGGCGGCGACCCGCAGCTGGACGCCGCGATCGCGCACCTGACCGAGGAGCTCAAGACCAAGGCGTTCAACCCGCCCAAGCGGCCGACGAGCCCGAACCGTGCGGGGATGGGCATTCCGCCCGAGCAGCGGTAA